From Pseudodesulfovibrio alkaliphilus:
ATACCGACTCCGCCCGAGAAGGCGATGAGCTGGACGGATCACACCAGACCGGCTTCCTTGAGCACCCCTTCGAGCCTTGGCACGTTCTCCTCGCGCAAAGGGACGATCGGCAACCGGAATTCCGCCCTGGGGAAAATGCCCATGAGATTGAGGGAAGTCTTGACCGGAATGGGGTTGGTCTCCATGAACATGGCGCGGTTTACCGGGGCCATCTTCAGGCTCAGGTTGAGGGCGCCTTCATGGTCCTTTTCCATGAACAGGCGACACATGTCGCTCATGGCCTTGGGCATGATATTGGAAATCACGGAGATCACACCCTGACCGCCCACAGCAAGCAGGGGCAGCACGGTGAAATCGTCGCCAGAGAGCAGTTGGAAGCGCTTGCCGCAGTGTTCGATCACCTCGGCGGCCTGACACATGTTGCCTGTCGCTTCCTTGACCGCAATGGCCTGGGGCACTGCGTCCACGATGCGCTTAAGATCCTTGGGCAGGAGATTCAACCCGGTGCGCCCCGGCACGTTGTAGATGACCATGGGGATGTCCACCTCGGCGGCAATGGCCTTGAAGTGGGCGATAAGTCCCTCGGGAGTGGGTTTGTTGTAGTAGGGAGTGATTTGCAGTGTGGCGTCTGCACCGGCCTCCCTGGCGAGCCGGGTCAATTCGACGGCCTCACGGGTGCTGTTTGAACCCGCCCCTGCGATAACCGGCACACGGCGTCGGACCTGATCCACGCAGATGCGTATGATGCGTCCCTGTTCCTCGTGGCTCAAGGTGGCGGCTTCGCCTGTAGTGCCGCAGGGCACCAAACCGTCAATACCCTGATCAATCTGCCATTCGATGAAGTCCCGATAGGTGGTTTCATCAACGGCCCCGTCCTTGAAGGGCGTAGAGAGAGCTGTGAACGCTCCTCTGAGTATCATAAAACATCTCCTCCTGGTATCTTTCCCGGCTGGCGCGGCTACTGAAGCACAGCGTCCACATCCGGGTTGTCATCAATGTCGTCGCCGAGACCCACGGTCAGCGGCCGGATGGTGTCAGGTTCCTTCCATCGAAAATCCTTGGAGCGCACTGGCCATGCGCGAATCTGGACCTCGCTGACTGTCTGCCCTTTGTCATATGGACGGACCCAGACGCAACGTCCATCTGCCTCGATGCGGCCGTTGACGCCTGACCCGCGACCGCTCCCAAGCAAAATATCCGGCACAGCGGGTGGCCGCTGGGCCAGATATTCACGCTCTCCGACCCAACCCCAATCCGATAGGCCTACCAGCAGACGCACCGAGTCTCGCTGATCTTCGATCTGGCTGGAAATTTTCTGAATCAGCTGCCTCGACGGAATGTCTACACCCAAAGGAAGGGAAGGAAAACGAAGGAATCCGATCCTGTCTCCAGCCGATGATTCAAGCACAACAAAGGGCGACGCCTCGGCTGTCATCCTGAAGGGCTCAGGCTCAAGGCCCAAGCGTGAAAGGATCTCCGACTCGAAACTGCCGATCAGTCCGATGTCGTAAGGCATCATTTCAAAGGCTGTGATGAGCCGATCGACAATGCGTGGGTCAGGCATGGTGCCGTCAGGGTTCATGAATTCCCATCCGCCCGATATAATCAGCCTGGGCGAATCCTCAGCTTGCAGGTCAAAAAAATATGCAGCCCGCCGGGCCACGCCCCCCAGGGTTCGACCCCCTCAGGATGGACATGGCCGCACCGTGCCGTAGGTGTTGGCCGTGAAGAATATGGTCAAAACAGGTTGCGCCTGCGCGGCAATGGCTTGAAACAGCCCGGCCAACAACAGCAGGCAGAGAAAAAATCGTCGCATCTAGTTGTTGATGTACTCCTTCAGCTCCTTTCCGGGGCGGAAAAAGGGCAGCTTCTTGGAGCGGACCTGAACGACACTGCCGGTTTTCGGATTGCGTCCGGTATAGCCTTCGTAATCCTTGATCTTGAAACTGCCAAAGCCCCTGATTTCGACCCGATCGCCGCGCAGGAGCGCTTCCTTGATCGAATCGACAAAGGCACCAACCACCTTGGTGGCATCGTCCACATGCATTTTCTTCTGTTCGGAAAGAGCCTTGATCAGTTCGCTCTTGTTCATGGTTTCCCCCTGAAACATTGGGTTTGCCGCGAGCCGACCTTCGACTCGGGCGGAATCAAAAAAAGATTCATCAGGATAATTCCAACTAACTATGCCAAAAAATGGCTCTTTTCGTCAACTCTTTATTTTGTTTGTCACAACGAGGGAAAGTCCTTGAGAATGGGACGACCCAAGATGCGTTCGCGGTTGTCTTCGCGGTAGCGCATGATCTTTCTGGCCATGGCAGAAATGTCTTTTGCTGCCGGTGAGTTCGGTGCGAATTTCAGCAGTGGGGTCTGTCTTCGGACCGCCTCAACCAGGGTGCGGTCCTGGTGGATAAATCCAAGGTTGCGCAGCTCGATATTCAGAAAGTTCCGGCAAGCTGCGTCCAATCGTTCGAAGGTCTGGGCGGCCTCGGCAGGGGAAGTGGCCTGGTTGACAATGACCAGAAAGTCCTTGATGCCTCGCTGAGTGGCCAGGACCTTGATCATGGCGTAGCTGTCGGTCAGGGACGTGGGCTCCGGGGTGACGACCACAATACGCAACTGGGGCAGGGTGGCGAAGGAGAGCACCGTGTTGCTGATGCCCGCGCCAAGATCAAGCATGAGATAGTCGTATTCGCCAGCCAGATTTATCAGCTTGCGAAAGAGGATGTCCTGAAGATCCTCGTCCATTTCCACCAGTTCGGGAATACCGCTGGTGGCAGGCAGCATGTCGAACCCCTCCTCGATGCAGACCAGCACATCCTCGGTATCCACATCGCTTCGGAGCAGGTCGTGCAGGTTGCGTTCCGGCGAGATGCCCAGCAACACGTCCAGATTGGCCAGCCCCAGGTCGCAGTCCATGAGCATGACCTTCATGCGTTCCCTGTTGAGAGCATAGCCGAGATTGAGGATGATGTTGGTCTTACCGACACCGCCTTTGCCGCTCATGACGGAAAGACTCAGCGTATTGTTGCGGTTCATGTCCTGACTCCGTTATTTCCCGCCGAACAGGAATTGCTTTTCTTTTGCGTGGACCAGGGTGTCGTTCGGTACATTGTCGGCAAAGGGGAGCCTGGAGACCCTGACCTGATCCTTGCCGGCGCCCTTTGCCTCATAGAGGGCACCGTCAGCCAGCCGTACCAGTTCAGCCGCATCAATGTCCACGCTGCCCTTGAAACAGGTCAACCCCGCAGAGCAGGTGACGTGGAACGTGCCGTTCCCGGCAGGATCGCGAAACGGAACGGCCCGGAATCCCTCCAGAAGCCGCTCAAGGAGCCGCTGGGCCTTGACCACACCTGAACCGGCCATGACCAAGGCGAACTCCTCGCCCCCGAAGCGGGCGGCGAGATCGTAGCGGCGGGTGGTCTCACGGAGCCTCTCGGCAAAGGCCACGAGCACTTCGTCCCCGGCCAGGTGGCCGTAGGTGTCATTGATGCGCTTGAAGTCGTCGAGATCGAAAATGGCCAGCGAAAGCGGGGTGTGCGCCCGCTTGGTGCGCTCGATCTCGATGTCCATCACCCGGTCGAAGGCGCGGCGGTTGGCCAGCCCCGTGAGAGGATCGTGCTCGGTCTGATGGGCCAGTTTTTCCAATGTGGCCTGAAAACGCTTCAGGTGGGGAAAGGAATCGCCGTCAAGGGGCAGGGTCAGCCACTGGCGAAGCTGATGCCTGTCGGCCAGGGTCTGCCACTGCTCATGGGTCAACCCCTCGATGCGGCGAAATACCCACACGGCCTCCGCAGGATTGCCGTCCGGGCTCAGGGCATAGCGCAGCTCGGCCTGAAGCTCGGCCAGTTCGGCGATGATCGCTTCTTCGGATATGCTAGTCATGCTTTCCTTGGGAATGAACAAAGAGGAGATGATTCCTGATCATGGCATCAAGGTCACCGTCAAGAAAGGCGTCCACGTTGCCGGTTTCGCTGTTGGAGCGATGGTCCTTGACCAGCCTGTACGGTTGGAGGGTGTAGGTCCGTATCTGGCTGCCCCAGGCAATGGCCCCCTTGGCCTGATAGTCCTGCCTGCGGCTTTCCTCGATCTTCTTGAGTTCCTGCTCGTAGAGGCGGGCTTTGATCAGCCGCAGCGCAGTGGCCTTGTTGCGGTGCTGGGATTTTTCGTTCTGGCACTGGGCCACGATGCCAGTGGGCAGGTGGGTGATCCGCACGGCCGAGCTGGTCTTGTTGACGCTCTGACCACCCGGACCGCTTGAGCGAAAAACGTCGATACGCAGATCCTCGTCGCGTACTTCTATCTCAATGTCGTCATCCATGTCAGGGTACACGTCAACCGAGGCGAACGAGGTGTGCCGCCTGCCCGAGGAGTCGAAGGGAGAAATCCTGATGAGGCGGTGGACGCCGGTTTCCCCCTTGAGCAGACCGTAGGCGTATAGTCCCTCCACCTGGATGGTCACGCTTTTGACACCTGCTTCCTCGCCCGGCTGGTAATCGAGCTGGGTGACTTTGAATCCCTTGCGCTCGGCATAGCGGTTGTACATCCGCAGCAGCATCTCGGCCCAGTCCTGGGACTCGACGCCGCCAGCGCCGGGGTGGATCTCCAGAATGGCGTTGTTCTTGTCATGTTCAAAGGCAAACATGGTGGCCAGCTCAATGGTGCCCAGCCGCTCTTCGAAAACTTCTATCTGCGCATCAAGGGCGCTTAAGGATTCCTCGTCGCGGGATTCCTGAGCCAGCTCAACCCATGCCTCCAGGTCCTCCCTGGCTTGGACGAGGCTTTCATACAGGGCGAGCTTGTCAGCCAGCTGGGTCTTTTCGCGCAGCAGGGGAGTCAGGGTTCCTGGTTTATCCCAGGCTCCCGGCTTGGAGAGCTGTTGTTCTATCTCGTCAAGACGGGATTTGGTCGGGGCATAGTCAAAGCCGCCCCCAAAGCGTCTCGAACTTGTCGATGAGGCCTGCGGAGACAGTCTTGAGTTCATGGTAGTCAAGCATGGGTCGCGTTATCCTTTCCTTTTGTTTCTTGCGCACAGACCAACCAGAACAAAGCTAAGGAAGGTCAGTCCATAGATGGCCGGGCCGATCCAGGGGTAGGCCTTGTGGAAGAGCGTGGTCCCCTCTTCTGGCGCGATGGAGTGGCTCAGGGTCTCGGCTTCGAACTGGGTGCCCCTGGCCGCGATACGTCCCACCGGATCTATGAAGGCGGAAATTCCGGTGTTGGTGCAACGGATCAGCCAGCGGCCCTGCTCCACGGCCCGGAGCACGGTCAGATTAAGATGCTGCCGGGGTGCGGAAGTATCACCGAACCACGCGTCGTTGCTCAGGTTAATGAGTGCTGTGGCTCCACGATCCACCTGCTTCTGGGCAAGCTCCGGGAAGATGCCTTCATAACAGATGAGTACTCCCAGGGCAACGGTGTCCACCCTCAGGGGGCGATTTTCGGCGCCCGGAACAAAGTCCCCCACGGCCTGGACCAGTTTTTCAAACGGCATCCATTCCTTGAGAGGCATGTATTCCCCAAAGGGCACAAGGTGCTCCTTGTCGTAGGAGCCGAGGAGACGGCCGGCGTCGTCCACCAGCCAAGCGCGGTTGTAGAGGACATAGCTGCCGCGTGCCATGTCGGTAACGCGGTAGGCTGGAGAGCCGGTGACAATCGGGGTGCGCGTCTCGCGGACCAGGGAGTGCACCGCGTCGCTCAAGGGGCCGGGCTCCTGAAGATAGAAGGGCATGGCCGTTTCAGGCCAGACCACCAGGGCTGGGGCGTCATTATCAATGGTTTGACGGGTCAGGGCCGCATACTGCTCGATGGTCTCCATCTGCAGATCAGGCTCCCATTTATGGCTTTGATCCACGTTGCCCTGGACCATGGAGACCATGAACTCCGCTGTTCCGGCCTCATGAGTGGTCACTCTGTGCAGACCGAAGCCAGTCAACCCCAGAGTGAGCCCTACTGCCAGAATCAGGGCGGAACGATAGGTGGAGCATAAAAGCCAGGCCACGGCCAGAGCGGCCAGCAAACCGGAGAGCCCGTAGGCACCGACAATGGCCGCCCCCTGAATGGCAAAGGGCCATGGAGCCAAGGCCGCTGCGAGGTTCATCCAGGGAAACCCGGAGAGAACCACTCCTGAAAGCATTTCAAGGGATGCCCAGGTGAGCCCGGCCATCAGGCACAGGGGGATGCCGTTCACGAACCGCCCGGCGTGGTGCATGGCCAGCGAGAACAGGCCGTAATACACTGCCATGACCGCTGCCAACAGCGCCGGGCAGGGCAGGGCAATGTACCAGGGCAAGCCGCCGTATATCTGGACCGGAATGACCATCCAATAAAAGCAGCCCGTGGCGGCCAGGGTTCCGGCCAGCCAGCCGGTTTTAAAGGCGCGGCGCCCGGAGGTGGCTCGCAGGCCGATCCAGGCAAGCCCCAACGGAAAGGCCAGGATCGCCGGGGGCAGATGCAGCAGGGGATTGGCGAATCCGAGCCAGGCCCCCAGCGTGGCGAGCAGGACGAGGCTTGGCACGTCAGCCTTCCATTGGCTCAATGCGGATGGACCAGATTTGCCTGTCGTCGGCCCTGATGATGGTGAACTTCCTGTCGTCAATGGTGAATATCTCGCCCTCATGCGGAATGCGACCGGCCATGGCGGCGAGGAACCCGCCGATGGAGTCCACCTCCAGGCTTTCCAGGGGCAGGGCGCATTTCTCGCTGACCTCGTCAAGCAGGGTGCGCCCGGACACGACAAACACGCCGGGTTCAACCTCCAGCACCTCATCGGGCCGTTCCTGGTCATACTCGTCGGCGATCTCGCCCACAATCTCCTCCAGAACGTCTTCCATGGTGACCATGCCCGAGGTGCCGCCGTATTCATCCTGAACAATGGCCATATGCAGCTTTTCGCGCTTAAAGGTGGCAAGCACCTGATCCAGGCGCATCTCTTCGGGGATGAAGAAGGGCGGACGCATCAGGCTGGTCACGGGCATGTCGGTACGTCCCTTGAGCAACGGCTTGAGCAGATCCTTGGCATGCACGACGCCGAGGATGTGGTCCCGGGTGTCCTTATAGATGGGTATCCGGGAATGGGCGCCCTGATTGATGATGATGTCGGCGATGTCGCCGACCGTGCTGGTGGCGTCGGCACAGGCCATATCCGTGCGCGGGACCATGATTTCAGAGACAGATTTCTCGTCGAAATCCAGAATGTTCAAGAGCATGGAGACTTCATCGCTCTCAAGCTCGCCTTCGGCTTTGGCATCAAGGATGTGTTCTTCGAGCTGTTGCCCGTTGGAGCCGAAAATTTTTTTGAAAATGTTGGATAATCGACTGTCAGACCCTTCGTCCAAGACCAGACTCCTTGAAAAATGTTGCGGTTGCCCCGGTGGCGGGATGAATCCCTGAACGCGGGAATGATTACAAAATCAAGAATTAGTCCGTGATCTGGCCCGTGTCAATACTTGCAGGCGTATGTGCCGTTACAGGAGGCCGTGTTTTTTAAGGGCGATTTCGAGACAGGCCAGGGCCGCAGGAGTGACACCGGAGATTCGGCCCGCCTGCCCCAGTGTGAGCGGGCGGATCGCGGTCAGCTTTTCCACCACCTCCCGGGTCAGGCCAGCCACGGCGGAATAGTCAATGTCGACAGGCAGGGCAACATCCTCAAGCAGCCTGGAACGGGCCACCAATTCCTCCTGCCTGACGAGATACCCCTCGTAGCGGATGCGCGTCTCGGCCTCGGTCAGGATCTCGTCATCCATGTCGGCCAGGGCCGGGAAAAATGGCGTCAGGCTTTGGATATGCACCTGGGGCTGGCGCAGCAGGGCAGCCAGCTCCACGGCCTTGCCCGGCACGGCCGCACCGATGCGCTCCATGATCGAACGGCTGTCCGCATCGGGCCGCACTCGTATGGTGCGCAAGGCGTCGAGCACGATGTGCAGCTTGTCCCGCTTTGTCGTGAACAACTGCCAGTGGTCGTCGTCCACCAGTCCCAGCTCCCGTCCCAGCGGGGTCAGGCGTTCATCTGCGTTGCCTTCGCGAAGCAGCAGCCGATGTTCGGCGCGCGAGGTGAACATGCGGTAAGGTTCCAGAGTGCCCCGTGTCACCAGGTCGTCCACCAGCACGGCCATGTATGCCTGGTCGCGCCGAAGCAGGAACGGTTCGCAGCCCTTTGCCCGACAGGCAACATTGAGGGCGGCCCACAATCCTTGGGCCGCAGCCTCTTCGTAACCCGAGGTGCCGTTGATCTGCCCGGCCAGGTAAAGGCCCGGCAATATTTTTGTTTCCAGGGTCGGTGTGAGCTGCGTGGGCGGTGCGTAGTCGTATTCAATGGCATACCCCGGACGGACGATCTGGGCCTTCTCCAAACCGGCGATGGCCGCGATCATCCGCTTCTGGATATCCAGGGGCAGGCTGGTGGGTATGCCGCTTGGGTACACCTCGGGATGGTCGAGTCCTTCCGGCTCAATGAATATCTGGTGGCGGTCCTTCTCGGGAAATCGGGCGACCTTGTCCTCTATGGACGGGCAGTAGCGGGCACCTGTACCTTCAATGACCCCGGTGAACATGGGCGACCGATCAAAACCGGAGCGTATGGCTTCATGGGCCTCGGGGTTTGTATATGTCAGATGACACGCGATCTGGGGCAGCGGTACGCTGGTATTTCGGAAGCTGAATGGTTTTGGCGGGTCGTCGCCCGGCTGGATTTCCATGCTTTCGAAATCCACTGACGCCCTGAGCAGTCTCGGGGTGGTGCCGGTTTTGAGGCGACCGAGTTCGAGGCCGATGGAACGCAGATTGTCCGAAAGCGGACCGGATGCAGGGTCGCCCATGCGGCCCCCGCTGAAATGCTCGAGTCCGACATGGATCAGGCCGCGGAGGAAGGTGCCGGTGGTCAAGAGCACCGAGCGGGCGCGAAACAATTCCCCAAGATGCGTGCGTACGCCACACGCTCTGCCGCTATCCACCAGCACGGCCTCGGCAGTGTCCTGAAACACCCAGAGCCTCTCCTGAGCGAAGATGGACCGTTGTACCACGCGCATGTACTCGGCCCGGTCTATCTGTGCCCGGGTGGAGCGCACCGCAGGCCCCTTGCGGGTATTGAGGATGCGGAACTGAATGCCCGCCGCATCAGCCCACAGACCCATCATGCCTCCCAAGGCGTCGATCTCCTTGACCATGTGCCCCTTGGCCAAGCCACCGATGGCCGGGTTGCAGGAGAGGTGCCCTATCCGGTCGAGATTGATGGTCAAAAGCAGAGTGGACAGGCCAAGGCGGGAAGCGGCCATGGCGGCCTCGCATCCGGCATGGCCCGCGCCCACGACCACAAGGTCGAAGATGTCCGGTATCCGCTCTTTTGGCTGCATGGAATCAGGCTTATTCCCTGGCAAGGAGCATGTCCACGATGACCTTGGCATCACCGATGGTGTTCTTGATGGAGGACCATTCGTTGGGTTGATGTGCGTTGTGGTTCAGGGTTGCCCAGACCACGGCGTGATGCCCCCGGCGGCGCAGGAATGCGGCCACCGTGCCGCCGCCAACGCCGACCAGACGCGGGACGTTGCCGTAGACCTTTTTGACACTGGCCAGAGTCCGTCGGACAATCTCGCTGTCCACCGGGGTGGACGGGGCGGCCTGCTCGTACATGGTCCGTTCGTAGGAAACGGTCACACCGTGGGCGTTTTCCACCTCGCGACCGAACTCCTTGATGGTTTCGAGCACATCGTCCAAGTCGTAAATCGGCAGCACACGCGAGTCCACATGAAAGACATCGCGACCCGGAATGGTGTTGACGTTTTCCACGTTGGCCTCTTTCTTGGTTGGCTGGAAGGTGGAGCGGGGCGGATCGTAGATGGGGTCTTCCGCGTCGTAGATACGTTCAAGCTCCTTGATGCGCAGGATGAAGTCCGAAGCGGCCACCAGGGTATTGATGCCCTGGGCCGGGGTAGAGGCGTGGCACTGTCTGCCCTCGACGATGATCTTGAGCCAGAACATGGACTTCTCGGCCACTTCGATCATGCCCGAATCCGGCTCGCCGAAGTCGGGCACAAGAAAGAGATCGCTCTGGGAGAACAGGTCGGCATGCTCGCGCACCAGATAATCGAGTCCCTTGACGCTCCCGGTCTCCTCGTCTGCGACGAAGAGCATGCCGAAGTTGATCTCAGGCGTTACGCCCAGATCAAGCAGCGCATGGGCTGCAATGAGGGAGGAGACGATGCCCTGCTGGTTATCCTCCACGCCGCGACCTATGAGAATGTCGCCGTCGCGTTCAAGCACGTAGGGATCGGTTTTCCAGAGGGCGAGATCTCCCGGGGGAACGATGTCCGTGTGAGAGATGACCCAGAGGGTGCGCGAGGTATCCCTGCCAGGAATGACGGCGGCCACGCTTGGCCGGTAGCCGCAGGACACCTCGTCATCCGGGGCGCGGAACTCGCGGATGTCCCTGATGCTCATGGACTTCATGTAGTCCATGAGGAATTCGGCCTTTTCCTTTTCGCCGTCGCCGCCGTTCCTAGGCCCCAGGGCCGGGATGGCGGTCAAACGACGCTGGAGTTCACACACGGTTTCAATGTGCCCGTCAAGGGTTGCGAAGAGGGAGTCCATGAATCCTCCGTGGTCGACATGTGAAAAGAGAAGGCCCAGGCCACGCCTGCCTGGAAACCCGCGCAAACAAAAAAGGCGGGGACAAGCCCCGCCCTGACGAATACCGGCTTTCGCCTAGCGGCCGCGGGCGGCGCGCTTGGATGCCTTGAGCGGGTTGACCTTGGTTTTGCCTGCCTTGTCCGCCTCGTTGCGGGTATGGGTGGCAAAATTGCAGGAACCTTTGGCCCACTTGGCGGAGGGCTTGGCGTAGGTGGGGCAGTAGGTGCTGTTTTCATAGGAAACAACGCGCTCACAGCCCTCGCATTTCTCGACGACGGGCTCCATGATGACGCCCTTGTAGTTCAAACCGGCGTCGGTCATGACGGCGCCTTCCAGGGAAATCGGGTTCTTCTTGGCCATGATGTGGCTTCCTCCTATTTGTGATGCGGCTTGGAATATGCCGGTGGCATACAAATGTTGTGTTGGTGCAAGAGCAGCATTCGATATGCACCCGAAGTGGGTGTTGTCAAGTTTTTTGCCATTCTTTTTCGTTTTCGAGTCCTGACGGGACCAAACGATCAGTCCATGGCCGCGATGGTTTCCACCAGGACCGAGGTGACGGTTTCCACGTTGCCGCGGAAGACTTCAATGATGTTATCCCAGGTGACCGGGGGCTCGTCGGTCTTCCAGCAATCATAGTCGGTACTCATGGCCACCGAGGCATAGGGGAGGCCTGCCTCGTTGGCCAGGATACACTCGGGCGCGACACTCATGTTGACGACATCCGCCCCCCACATGCGAAACATGTTCGACTCCGCACGGGTGGAAAACCGCGACCCCTCAATGGTGATTACGGTACCGGCCTCGTGGTGGACGATGCCAAGCCGCCGACAGGTCTCGATAAGCCTTGCACGCAACGTGGCGTCAAATGGGTCTGCCATGCCTGTATGCGCCGGGTCGTGCGGGTCGAATGTCTCATG
This genomic window contains:
- the mtnP gene encoding S-methyl-5'-thioadenosine phosphorylase, with product MDMIGIIGGSGLDNPDILHHACDVEVTTRFGKPSAPLRRGTIAGRDVVLLARHGREHTIPPTHVNYRANISALKDAGCKAIIATTACGSLRQEIGRGHLVILDQFIDFTRLRHVSFHETFDPHDPAHTGMADPFDATLRARLIETCRRLGIVHHEAGTVITIEGSRFSTRAESNMFRMWGADVVNMSVAPECILANEAGLPYASVAMSTDYDCWKTDEPPVTWDNIIEVFRGNVETVTSVLVETIAAMD